A single genomic interval of Granulicella tundricola MP5ACTX9 harbors:
- a CDS encoding MlaD family protein: protein MPSQQEVRWSQLKIGVIVLVAAVILVTLLFLMTSSSGLGVLSKKLTVSVYFENAAGIKEGAAVNLQGVTIGAVKSVSVTADPARKLTPVRVVMKLDSKYQSELKEDSTAALTTVGVLGDTVVDINSQVAHGAPLKDGDELHTLETPSITDVVKASQGTIEQLNVILAKMNTIVDNLQSGKGSVGQLINNPDLYNKANATVEELHTLEVNLNNGKGSIGKLVTDDTMYNRLNDAAGKLDQIATSLQGGHGTAGKLLYDETLYNNLNATLTKTNALLGDVQNGKGAAGMLINDPAFAQQLRDTLSNTNAIVAGVNQGKGTLGKLANDDQAYTNLNKLLTESTLLVTTIRQDPKKYLTIHLKIF, encoded by the coding sequence ATGCCGAGTCAGCAGGAGGTTCGATGGTCGCAACTGAAGATTGGGGTGATCGTGCTGGTCGCGGCTGTGATCCTGGTGACGCTGCTGTTCCTGATGACGAGCTCTTCGGGGTTGGGTGTACTTTCGAAGAAGCTTACGGTGAGCGTCTATTTTGAGAACGCGGCCGGCATCAAGGAAGGCGCTGCGGTCAATCTTCAAGGGGTGACGATCGGCGCGGTGAAGAGTGTTTCCGTGACGGCCGATCCGGCGCGCAAGCTGACGCCGGTGCGGGTGGTGATGAAGCTGGACAGCAAGTATCAGTCTGAGTTGAAGGAAGACTCGACTGCGGCACTGACGACGGTGGGCGTGCTGGGCGATACGGTGGTGGACATCAACAGCCAGGTGGCGCATGGCGCTCCGCTGAAGGATGGCGATGAGCTGCATACGCTGGAGACGCCGAGCATTACGGATGTGGTGAAGGCGAGCCAGGGGACGATCGAACAGTTGAACGTGATTCTGGCGAAGATGAATACGATTGTGGACAATCTTCAGTCGGGCAAGGGCTCCGTGGGGCAGTTGATCAATAACCCGGACCTTTATAACAAGGCGAATGCGACGGTCGAAGAGCTGCATACGCTGGAAGTGAACCTGAATAACGGTAAGGGCTCGATCGGCAAGCTGGTGACGGACGATACGATGTACAACCGGCTGAACGATGCGGCGGGCAAGCTGGACCAGATTGCGACGTCGCTGCAGGGCGGGCATGGGACTGCGGGCAAGCTGCTGTATGACGAGACGCTCTACAACAACCTGAACGCCACGCTGACCAAGACCAATGCGCTGCTGGGCGATGTGCAGAACGGCAAGGGCGCGGCGGGAATGTTGATCAACGATCCGGCGTTTGCGCAGCAACTGCGGGATACTTTGAGCAATACGAATGCGATTGTGGCTGGCGTGAACCAGGGCAAGGGGACGCTGGGCAAGCTCGCCAACGACGACCAGGCTTATACGAACCTGAACAAGCTGCTGACGGAGAGCACGCTGCTGGTGACGACGATTCGGCAGGACCCGAAGAAGTATCTGACGATTCACTTGAAGATCTTCTAG